One Podarcis raffonei isolate rPodRaf1 chromosome 3, rPodRaf1.pri, whole genome shotgun sequence genomic region harbors:
- the URB2 gene encoding unhealthy ribosome biogenesis protein 2 homolog isoform X2, whose translation MAAIYSGIHLKLKSTKTSWEDKLKLAQFAWISHQCFLPNKEQVLLDWVCHTLVSCSNKKLELPNDIVEKLWMYLDNILHSRKLQSLFKDGKTITLRFSIAQVMNEKLSTSYAQKTLRDVGTVLSCCSGILSVPPLSIVYTAKFELLVDLLSKLSCLACWQLSSEEAVSPQLLEVLQLTFQQYLLIQRQQANANRVFGQVTKQLLQPCLLLRHLLTSGAWTQAEDGHLRQHQSKEIRSSIEALLAAGIFRPELLPSYSEELLQEKEPHATRKGGLKHLLLPASTIQARLEDASFCPPALHGKVVANSVPLLFKLFLESYNKAENHLVCFHMLTRLYRCLRISNLQEDLWISQFSPSEWTSELLAMEQLLNSVLSNGIYNVAADRIRHKEVQFHFYRQLAQILVSHSQPAIPAWFRCLKALISLNHLIVEPDLDDLVASAWIDAEVSEPRTKKAQETLVATLFHTYAKLRQFQKLFEEVLSVICRPAAEELRLPVLPAGIRAKLCECLLDLPPNQILDIVALILEKCQTFLIPDVRGDSDVASKLQSMSSLLHSVLFHMRSLDDSTPLPVVRRTQTLMETMQREVIRALFVLLTDCQAEETELELWVEKVGGSALLLACTWVAVNTLFSLNCPKYASPVGKTTLALTDSTVGNWDFSAVLPGLDTQCWEKITKLLSCSCSGSRYCTEWLVLQKMKMMLMESSSQTEASHQALQCAGAFILQSGRCCTNGEESEPWDGNAGAITSLTYPTAHWHLVVSNLPILAPYLSMSDTWYVAGVLLKTLLANQTQAAPDGDGSSLITIGKVSTDLLHSPLLPELRVLHSSFLSHIVQHCASIVANQPLQQLSAEDVPWCEFDPSGCGASTGPSSEPSMCWTAMEKAAQIILSSAKGRDYVTLEEEHLNRLLGLLDIISALNLDSLFPLGHTRCFLLLLSLAANTKASVACSEALSLKFRTTCYRLLACLQTSRNANSSFKVLHASDVLEAALSSAFAACKTSAGVSAAAPWDEFLCGVQVFLEHYLQFTLERRQSVKLNLEKFMSFLATCKPCAASSEHAESWSPAADQLLLVAVTAQCQVLTLHLQHLQQQGSHQASGTLPVLLEQAVLQTGATIQLCLRNHTKGQPLPLVFLPCITTLLKADSFLAQSVTGENAQKSPAQPSKCQQLSHRELYQRFYIQLLRELDLAGGNVQFLRSALQFLTAFCSMPELYPAQATSIVAFHSIRKLLAGPGVTVQVIRDLEVQLTELMAQLVENCTPDDFCAMLRVVLEGLDVRNIWKQNHEEALSAVTLVKVLLGCPLSREKEKAFWFSSPRIITALVMQMKEASQDPKRIPILVVPILETVAALLRQGEGVLSNPHHVTLVFNILLTVPLDQREYGNIFLGIHEVLFSILQCHPKVMLKAAPSFLNSFHRLVISVMHEGKQKGDRGITDEFEVILKCAHLVERMYSYIAAKTEEFTVLSSFIVAQYVIELQKVTLHPAVKKHLTEGIYHILDLCVERDIKFLNASLPVGVREVFKELYHDYSHYHKALKQGDEKYTA comes from the exons ATGGCTGCAATTTACTCTGGCATTCACCTGAAGCTAAAAAGTACAAAGACATCATGGGAGGACAAACTCAAGTTGGCTCAGTTTGCATGGATTTCTCATCAGTGCTTTCTTCCAAACAAAGAACAA GTCTTGCTGGATTGGGTGTGCCATACCCTGGTTTCCTGTTCCAATAAGAAACTTGAATTGCCCAATGATATTGTTGAGAAGCTTTGGATGTACCTGGACAACATCCTTCATAGCAGGAAGCTGCAGAGTCTCTTCAAGGATGGAAAGACAATCACCCTACGTTTTTCAATTGCACAG GTCATGAATGAAAAGCTTTCCACCTCTTacgcccaaaaaaccttgagggACGTTGGCACTGTGCTAAGTTGCTGTAGTGGCATCCTGTCTGTGCCCCCTCTCTCGATAGTTTACACTGCAAAATTTGAGCTCCTGGTGGACCTTCTGAGCAAGTTGTCCTGTCTGGCGTGTTGGCAGTTGTCATCAGAAGAGGCTGTGTCACCCCAGTTGCTTGAAGTCCTCCAGCTGACCTTCCAGCAGTACCTCCTGATTCAGAGGCAGCAGGCCAATGCGAACCGCGTATTTGGGCAAGTGACTAAGCAGCTGCTTCAGCCGTGCCTGCTCCTGAGGCATTTGCTCACTAGCGGGGCATGGACGCAGGCGGAAGACGGCCATCTGCGTCAGCATCAGAGCAAGGAGATCCGGAGCAGCATAGAAGCCCTGCTGGCGGCTGGTATTTTCCGGCCAGAACTCTTGCCGTCTTACAGTGAAGAGTTGCTGCAAGAGAAGGAGCCTCACGCCACAAGAAAAGGGGGTTTGAAACATCTCCTGCTGCCGGCCAGCACAATCCAGGCTAGATTAGAAGATGCTAGTTTTTGTCCTCCAGCTCTTCATGGGAAAGTGGTAGCAAACTCAGTGCCTCTGCTCTTTAAGTTGTTCCTAGAATCTTACAATAAGGCCGAAAACCACCTTGTCTGCTTCCACATGCTCACCAGGCTTTATCGCTGTCTAAGGATTTCCAACCTGCAAGAGGATCTTTGGATCAGCCAGTTTTCTCCGTCAGAGTGGACCTCGGAGCTCCTGGCCATGGAGCAGCTTTTGAACTCGGTGCTGAGCAACGGCATCTATAACGTTGCCGCGGATAGGATTCGGCACAAGGAAGTGCAGTTTCACTTTTACCGCCAGCTGGCACAGATTCTGGTGAGTCATTCCCAGCCTGCCATCCCTGCCTGGTTCAGGTGTCTCAAGGCCTTGATCTCCTTAAATCATTTGATTGTGGAGCCTGATTTGGACGACTTGGTGGCCTCTGCTTGGATTGATGCAGAGGTCTCTGAGCCGCGTACAAAAAAGGCTCAGGAGACACTCGTCGCGACTCTCTTCCACACTTACGCCAAGCTGCGCCAGTTCCAAAAGCTCTTTGAGGAGGTTCTGTCTGTCATCTGCCGTCCTGCTGCAGAGGAGCTGAGGCTCCCGGTTCTTCCTGCAGGCATCCGGGCCAAGCTCTGCGAGTGCCTCCTCGATCTGCCACCCAATCAGATCCTGGACATTGTGGCGCTCATACTGGAGAAGTGCCAGACTTTCCTTATACCTGATGTCAGAGGAGACTCTGACGTGGCCTCGAAGCTCCAGTCCATGAGCTCATTGCTGCATTCTGTTCTGTTCCATATGAGGAGCTTAGATGATTCCACCCCGTTGCCTGTTGTGCGTCGGACTCAGACTCTGATGGAGACGATGCAGAGGGAGGTGATCCGAGCTTTGTTTGTCCTGCTGACAGATTGCCAGGCAGAAGAAACGGAGCTGGAGCTTTGGGTAGAGAAAGTTGGTGGCTCTGCTCTCCTCCTTGCTTGCACTTGGGTAGCGGTCAATACTCTTTTCAGTTTAAATTGCCCAAAGTATGCCTCCCCGGTAGGCAAAACAACCTTGGCTCTTACTGATTCCACCGTAGGCAACTGGGACTTCTCGGCTGTCCTCCCTGGTTTGGATACGCAGTGCTGGGAGAAGATCACAAAGCTCTTAAGCTGTTCCTGCTCAGGGAGCAGATACTGTACAGAATGGCTGGTGCTTCAGAAAATGAAGATGATGCTGATGGAATCCAGCTCTCAGACAGAGGCATCCCACCAGGCTTTGCAGTGTGCTGGAGCTTTCATCCTTCAGTCTGGAAGATGTTGCACGAATGGAGAAGAGTCAGAGCCCTGGGATGGCAATGCAGGCGCAATAACTAGCCTCACTTACCCTACCGCTCATTGGCACCTCGTAGTCTCCAACCTTCCCATCCTGGCCCCCTATCTATCCATGAGTGATACATGGTACGTTGCAGGTGTGCTCCTGAAAACACTCTTGGCGAACCAGACACAGGCAGCCCCTGATGGTGACGGCAGCTCCTTAATCACCATTGGAAAGGTGTCTACAGATTTGCTGCATAGTCCTCTTCTTCCAGAACTGCGGGTGCTACATTCCTCTTTCCTAAGCCACATAGTCCAGCACTGTGCGAGCATCGTTGCCAACCAGCCTTTACAACAGCTGTCTGCAGAAGATGTGCCATGGTGTGAGTTTGACCCTTCTGGTTGCGGTGCCAGCACAGGGCCTAGCAGCGAACCTTCCATGTGCTGGACAGCAATGGAGAAAGCTGCTCAGATTATACTATCATCAGCAAAGGGGAGGGATTATGTGACCTTGGAAGAAGAGCACCTCAATAGGCTTTTGGGTTTGCTGGATATAATTTCGGCGTTGAATCTGGACAGcctctttcctttgggccacacgCGGTGCTTCCTTTTGCTGTTATCTTTGGCTGCCAACACCAAGGCAAGCGTTGCTTGCAGCGAGGCCTTGTCTCTGAAGTTCAGGACAACCTGCTACCGTCTCCTGGCCTGCCTGCAGACAAGCAGGAACGCAAATTCGTCCTTCAAGGTCCTGCATGCCAGTGATGTTCTCGAAGCCGCCCTCTCCTCTGCATTTGCAGCGTGCAAGACTTCGGCCGGCGTTTCAGCAGCTGCTCCGTGGGATGAATTTCTATGCGGGGTCCAGGTCTTTTTGGAGCACTACCTTCAGTTCACTCTCGAGAGGAGGCAAAGTGTGAAGCTGAACCTGGAAAAGTTCATGTCGTTCCTAGCCACTTGCAAGCCGTGTGCAGCCAGCAGCGAACATGCTGAGAGCTGGAGCCCTGCTGCTGACCAGCTCCTCTTGGTGGCAGTAACAGCACAGTGTCAAGTTCTGACTTTGCACCTCCAGCACCTCCAGCAGCAGGGGAGCCATCAGGCTTCAGGAACACTGCCTGTTTTGCTGGAACAGGCAGTGCTGCAGACGGGAGCAACCATCCAGCTCTGCCTTAGAAATCACACAAAAGGCCAGCCGTTGCCTTTGGTGTTCCTGCCGTGCATTACTACCCTTCTGAAAGCAGATTCTTTTCTTGCGCAGTCGGTGACGGGGGAGAATGCGCAAAAAAGCCCCGCACAGCCGAGCAAATGCCAGCAGCTGTCTCACCGCGAATTGTATCAACGTTTCTACATTCAGCTCTTGAGAGAACTTGACTTGGCTGGTGGCAACGTCCAGTTTCTTCGCTCTGCACTGCAGTTCCTAACTGCCTTCTGTTCCATGCCCGAACTGTATCCTGCACAAGCAACTTCCATTGTTGCATTTCACTCCATCAGAAAACTACTTGCAG GTCCTGGAGTCACCGTCCAAGTGATTCGAGATCTGGAAGTGCAGCTGACAGAACTGATGGCCCAGCTGGTGGAGAATTGTACCCCTGACGACTTTTGTGCCATGTTGAGGGTGGTGCTTGAGGGATTAGATGTTCGCAATATTTGGAAACAAAATCATGAA GAAGCATTGTCGGCTGTTACTCTAGTCAAAGTGCTGCTTGGCTGCCCTttaagcagagagaaagagaaagcgtTCTGGTTTTCCAGTCCCCGGATAATCACTGCTTTAGTT ATGCAAATGAAAGAGGCATCTCAAGATCCAAAGCGCATACCCATCCTCGTAGTACCTATACTGGAGACAGTGGCAGCCCTCCTAAGGCAAGGAGAAGGCGTTCTCTCTAATCCGCATCATGTCACCCTGGTGTTCAATATTCTTCTGACTGTCCCTCTCGACCAAAGGGAGTATGGGAACATCTTCCTGGGAATTCACGAGGTTCTCTTTTCCATCCTGCAGTGTCATCCTAAG GTGATGCTCAAAGCAGCTCCATCTTTCTTGAACAGTTTCCATAGACTGGTTATTTCAGTTATGCACGAGGGGAAACAGAAAGGAGACAGAG GGATCACAGATGAATTTGAAGTTATACTGAAGTGTGCCCACTTGGTGGAGCGTATGTATTCTTATATTGCTGCAAAAACAGAAGAATTCACTGTGTTATCTTCCTTCATTGTGGCCCAGTATGTAATTGAACTGCAGAAG
- the URB2 gene encoding unhealthy ribosome biogenesis protein 2 homolog isoform X1: MRGSFPSAWCFSAQDARLSERGREGAILCVRCCCGCLNKQFSLNTIFMAAIYSGIHLKLKSTKTSWEDKLKLAQFAWISHQCFLPNKEQVLLDWVCHTLVSCSNKKLELPNDIVEKLWMYLDNILHSRKLQSLFKDGKTITLRFSIAQVMNEKLSTSYAQKTLRDVGTVLSCCSGILSVPPLSIVYTAKFELLVDLLSKLSCLACWQLSSEEAVSPQLLEVLQLTFQQYLLIQRQQANANRVFGQVTKQLLQPCLLLRHLLTSGAWTQAEDGHLRQHQSKEIRSSIEALLAAGIFRPELLPSYSEELLQEKEPHATRKGGLKHLLLPASTIQARLEDASFCPPALHGKVVANSVPLLFKLFLESYNKAENHLVCFHMLTRLYRCLRISNLQEDLWISQFSPSEWTSELLAMEQLLNSVLSNGIYNVAADRIRHKEVQFHFYRQLAQILVSHSQPAIPAWFRCLKALISLNHLIVEPDLDDLVASAWIDAEVSEPRTKKAQETLVATLFHTYAKLRQFQKLFEEVLSVICRPAAEELRLPVLPAGIRAKLCECLLDLPPNQILDIVALILEKCQTFLIPDVRGDSDVASKLQSMSSLLHSVLFHMRSLDDSTPLPVVRRTQTLMETMQREVIRALFVLLTDCQAEETELELWVEKVGGSALLLACTWVAVNTLFSLNCPKYASPVGKTTLALTDSTVGNWDFSAVLPGLDTQCWEKITKLLSCSCSGSRYCTEWLVLQKMKMMLMESSSQTEASHQALQCAGAFILQSGRCCTNGEESEPWDGNAGAITSLTYPTAHWHLVVSNLPILAPYLSMSDTWYVAGVLLKTLLANQTQAAPDGDGSSLITIGKVSTDLLHSPLLPELRVLHSSFLSHIVQHCASIVANQPLQQLSAEDVPWCEFDPSGCGASTGPSSEPSMCWTAMEKAAQIILSSAKGRDYVTLEEEHLNRLLGLLDIISALNLDSLFPLGHTRCFLLLLSLAANTKASVACSEALSLKFRTTCYRLLACLQTSRNANSSFKVLHASDVLEAALSSAFAACKTSAGVSAAAPWDEFLCGVQVFLEHYLQFTLERRQSVKLNLEKFMSFLATCKPCAASSEHAESWSPAADQLLLVAVTAQCQVLTLHLQHLQQQGSHQASGTLPVLLEQAVLQTGATIQLCLRNHTKGQPLPLVFLPCITTLLKADSFLAQSVTGENAQKSPAQPSKCQQLSHRELYQRFYIQLLRELDLAGGNVQFLRSALQFLTAFCSMPELYPAQATSIVAFHSIRKLLAGPGVTVQVIRDLEVQLTELMAQLVENCTPDDFCAMLRVVLEGLDVRNIWKQNHEEALSAVTLVKVLLGCPLSREKEKAFWFSSPRIITALVMQMKEASQDPKRIPILVVPILETVAALLRQGEGVLSNPHHVTLVFNILLTVPLDQREYGNIFLGIHEVLFSILQCHPKVMLKAAPSFLNSFHRLVISVMHEGKQKGDRGITDEFEVILKCAHLVERMYSYIAAKTEEFTVLSSFIVAQYVIELQKVTLHPAVKKHLTEGIYHILDLCVERDIKFLNASLPVGVREVFKELYHDYSHYHKALKQGDEKYTA; encoded by the exons ATGAGGGGGAGTTTTCCGTCCGCGTGGTGCTTTTCGGCGCAAGATGCGCGTCTGAGCGAACGGGGACGAGAGGGCGCGATCCTCTGCGTGCGTTGTTGCTGTGGCTGTTTAAATAAGCAATTCTCATTGA atacTATCTTCATGGCTGCAATTTACTCTGGCATTCACCTGAAGCTAAAAAGTACAAAGACATCATGGGAGGACAAACTCAAGTTGGCTCAGTTTGCATGGATTTCTCATCAGTGCTTTCTTCCAAACAAAGAACAA GTCTTGCTGGATTGGGTGTGCCATACCCTGGTTTCCTGTTCCAATAAGAAACTTGAATTGCCCAATGATATTGTTGAGAAGCTTTGGATGTACCTGGACAACATCCTTCATAGCAGGAAGCTGCAGAGTCTCTTCAAGGATGGAAAGACAATCACCCTACGTTTTTCAATTGCACAG GTCATGAATGAAAAGCTTTCCACCTCTTacgcccaaaaaaccttgagggACGTTGGCACTGTGCTAAGTTGCTGTAGTGGCATCCTGTCTGTGCCCCCTCTCTCGATAGTTTACACTGCAAAATTTGAGCTCCTGGTGGACCTTCTGAGCAAGTTGTCCTGTCTGGCGTGTTGGCAGTTGTCATCAGAAGAGGCTGTGTCACCCCAGTTGCTTGAAGTCCTCCAGCTGACCTTCCAGCAGTACCTCCTGATTCAGAGGCAGCAGGCCAATGCGAACCGCGTATTTGGGCAAGTGACTAAGCAGCTGCTTCAGCCGTGCCTGCTCCTGAGGCATTTGCTCACTAGCGGGGCATGGACGCAGGCGGAAGACGGCCATCTGCGTCAGCATCAGAGCAAGGAGATCCGGAGCAGCATAGAAGCCCTGCTGGCGGCTGGTATTTTCCGGCCAGAACTCTTGCCGTCTTACAGTGAAGAGTTGCTGCAAGAGAAGGAGCCTCACGCCACAAGAAAAGGGGGTTTGAAACATCTCCTGCTGCCGGCCAGCACAATCCAGGCTAGATTAGAAGATGCTAGTTTTTGTCCTCCAGCTCTTCATGGGAAAGTGGTAGCAAACTCAGTGCCTCTGCTCTTTAAGTTGTTCCTAGAATCTTACAATAAGGCCGAAAACCACCTTGTCTGCTTCCACATGCTCACCAGGCTTTATCGCTGTCTAAGGATTTCCAACCTGCAAGAGGATCTTTGGATCAGCCAGTTTTCTCCGTCAGAGTGGACCTCGGAGCTCCTGGCCATGGAGCAGCTTTTGAACTCGGTGCTGAGCAACGGCATCTATAACGTTGCCGCGGATAGGATTCGGCACAAGGAAGTGCAGTTTCACTTTTACCGCCAGCTGGCACAGATTCTGGTGAGTCATTCCCAGCCTGCCATCCCTGCCTGGTTCAGGTGTCTCAAGGCCTTGATCTCCTTAAATCATTTGATTGTGGAGCCTGATTTGGACGACTTGGTGGCCTCTGCTTGGATTGATGCAGAGGTCTCTGAGCCGCGTACAAAAAAGGCTCAGGAGACACTCGTCGCGACTCTCTTCCACACTTACGCCAAGCTGCGCCAGTTCCAAAAGCTCTTTGAGGAGGTTCTGTCTGTCATCTGCCGTCCTGCTGCAGAGGAGCTGAGGCTCCCGGTTCTTCCTGCAGGCATCCGGGCCAAGCTCTGCGAGTGCCTCCTCGATCTGCCACCCAATCAGATCCTGGACATTGTGGCGCTCATACTGGAGAAGTGCCAGACTTTCCTTATACCTGATGTCAGAGGAGACTCTGACGTGGCCTCGAAGCTCCAGTCCATGAGCTCATTGCTGCATTCTGTTCTGTTCCATATGAGGAGCTTAGATGATTCCACCCCGTTGCCTGTTGTGCGTCGGACTCAGACTCTGATGGAGACGATGCAGAGGGAGGTGATCCGAGCTTTGTTTGTCCTGCTGACAGATTGCCAGGCAGAAGAAACGGAGCTGGAGCTTTGGGTAGAGAAAGTTGGTGGCTCTGCTCTCCTCCTTGCTTGCACTTGGGTAGCGGTCAATACTCTTTTCAGTTTAAATTGCCCAAAGTATGCCTCCCCGGTAGGCAAAACAACCTTGGCTCTTACTGATTCCACCGTAGGCAACTGGGACTTCTCGGCTGTCCTCCCTGGTTTGGATACGCAGTGCTGGGAGAAGATCACAAAGCTCTTAAGCTGTTCCTGCTCAGGGAGCAGATACTGTACAGAATGGCTGGTGCTTCAGAAAATGAAGATGATGCTGATGGAATCCAGCTCTCAGACAGAGGCATCCCACCAGGCTTTGCAGTGTGCTGGAGCTTTCATCCTTCAGTCTGGAAGATGTTGCACGAATGGAGAAGAGTCAGAGCCCTGGGATGGCAATGCAGGCGCAATAACTAGCCTCACTTACCCTACCGCTCATTGGCACCTCGTAGTCTCCAACCTTCCCATCCTGGCCCCCTATCTATCCATGAGTGATACATGGTACGTTGCAGGTGTGCTCCTGAAAACACTCTTGGCGAACCAGACACAGGCAGCCCCTGATGGTGACGGCAGCTCCTTAATCACCATTGGAAAGGTGTCTACAGATTTGCTGCATAGTCCTCTTCTTCCAGAACTGCGGGTGCTACATTCCTCTTTCCTAAGCCACATAGTCCAGCACTGTGCGAGCATCGTTGCCAACCAGCCTTTACAACAGCTGTCTGCAGAAGATGTGCCATGGTGTGAGTTTGACCCTTCTGGTTGCGGTGCCAGCACAGGGCCTAGCAGCGAACCTTCCATGTGCTGGACAGCAATGGAGAAAGCTGCTCAGATTATACTATCATCAGCAAAGGGGAGGGATTATGTGACCTTGGAAGAAGAGCACCTCAATAGGCTTTTGGGTTTGCTGGATATAATTTCGGCGTTGAATCTGGACAGcctctttcctttgggccacacgCGGTGCTTCCTTTTGCTGTTATCTTTGGCTGCCAACACCAAGGCAAGCGTTGCTTGCAGCGAGGCCTTGTCTCTGAAGTTCAGGACAACCTGCTACCGTCTCCTGGCCTGCCTGCAGACAAGCAGGAACGCAAATTCGTCCTTCAAGGTCCTGCATGCCAGTGATGTTCTCGAAGCCGCCCTCTCCTCTGCATTTGCAGCGTGCAAGACTTCGGCCGGCGTTTCAGCAGCTGCTCCGTGGGATGAATTTCTATGCGGGGTCCAGGTCTTTTTGGAGCACTACCTTCAGTTCACTCTCGAGAGGAGGCAAAGTGTGAAGCTGAACCTGGAAAAGTTCATGTCGTTCCTAGCCACTTGCAAGCCGTGTGCAGCCAGCAGCGAACATGCTGAGAGCTGGAGCCCTGCTGCTGACCAGCTCCTCTTGGTGGCAGTAACAGCACAGTGTCAAGTTCTGACTTTGCACCTCCAGCACCTCCAGCAGCAGGGGAGCCATCAGGCTTCAGGAACACTGCCTGTTTTGCTGGAACAGGCAGTGCTGCAGACGGGAGCAACCATCCAGCTCTGCCTTAGAAATCACACAAAAGGCCAGCCGTTGCCTTTGGTGTTCCTGCCGTGCATTACTACCCTTCTGAAAGCAGATTCTTTTCTTGCGCAGTCGGTGACGGGGGAGAATGCGCAAAAAAGCCCCGCACAGCCGAGCAAATGCCAGCAGCTGTCTCACCGCGAATTGTATCAACGTTTCTACATTCAGCTCTTGAGAGAACTTGACTTGGCTGGTGGCAACGTCCAGTTTCTTCGCTCTGCACTGCAGTTCCTAACTGCCTTCTGTTCCATGCCCGAACTGTATCCTGCACAAGCAACTTCCATTGTTGCATTTCACTCCATCAGAAAACTACTTGCAG GTCCTGGAGTCACCGTCCAAGTGATTCGAGATCTGGAAGTGCAGCTGACAGAACTGATGGCCCAGCTGGTGGAGAATTGTACCCCTGACGACTTTTGTGCCATGTTGAGGGTGGTGCTTGAGGGATTAGATGTTCGCAATATTTGGAAACAAAATCATGAA GAAGCATTGTCGGCTGTTACTCTAGTCAAAGTGCTGCTTGGCTGCCCTttaagcagagagaaagagaaagcgtTCTGGTTTTCCAGTCCCCGGATAATCACTGCTTTAGTT ATGCAAATGAAAGAGGCATCTCAAGATCCAAAGCGCATACCCATCCTCGTAGTACCTATACTGGAGACAGTGGCAGCCCTCCTAAGGCAAGGAGAAGGCGTTCTCTCTAATCCGCATCATGTCACCCTGGTGTTCAATATTCTTCTGACTGTCCCTCTCGACCAAAGGGAGTATGGGAACATCTTCCTGGGAATTCACGAGGTTCTCTTTTCCATCCTGCAGTGTCATCCTAAG GTGATGCTCAAAGCAGCTCCATCTTTCTTGAACAGTTTCCATAGACTGGTTATTTCAGTTATGCACGAGGGGAAACAGAAAGGAGACAGAG GGATCACAGATGAATTTGAAGTTATACTGAAGTGTGCCCACTTGGTGGAGCGTATGTATTCTTATATTGCTGCAAAAACAGAAGAATTCACTGTGTTATCTTCCTTCATTGTGGCCCAGTATGTAATTGAACTGCAGAAG